A window of Phragmites australis chromosome 2, lpPhrAust1.1, whole genome shotgun sequence genomic DNA:
GCAGCTTCAAAAATCAATTTTAGGTTCTGACGAGCCATCCAACATGAAGTTAGAGGGTGAAGAACTACTACAAAGTTCCAAGCAGAGAAGAGATAATGGCATATTCTTTGTCCCACAAAGACCATATATGGTTTTGGGAACACTTCGTCAGCAATTACTCTATCCTACATGGACGGAAGATGTTTGCCATTCGCCAGATAATGATGCTCAAAATACAGGTAACTATTCTTATATTGGGTATCTCCTGCAAACTACCCTCTTGGCTCAAACACATCAGTTTGGACTTTGGACACTGAATCAGCATGCAAAATTTGTACAAAATAGTATCGTGTTCAGTTTTAATTTATGCTAGAGGAAACAGAAAAACAGAAAATTTCTGATAAATAAAGaggaaaaaatgaaaacaaaagcATTGTTCAGGTGATAATAtcaatattaattttatagtcCATGCCAGTGTAAATTGACTTTTTGATCTAAACCTTTGACGTTGGATATCCGAATCACTGATAAACAGTTTTCGACCTTTTGTACGAAAACATTGCTGTGTTTGTTGAATGTTTGCATCATTTTGCAGCTTTGCGCTATTGCATTTGTACCGAGTGGTTGGCTTGCAGTAGATTATTCATGGCATTGGCTCTATTTGTTGCAATCATGTTTTTGGTATTCTGAAGGAAAAGATTCTGTTATAGATGTATAACTTGTGTGCATTTATCGGtacatttcatttttttttctcgatttGTTGGTACTGATGAGTTGTCAATTTACAAATCTTCTGTTTATTGCTGACTTGGATATTGGTAATGAGTACTACAGTCTAAATTGCCCATGTTTGTGGTTATAAGTTCAGATGAACTTGAAGTTTTTGGATAGCATATAAATCCGGGACACCAAGCTTAGTAAGTCTTCTGAGGGAAGCAGGAACAAAAGCCCAGGTAGGGTATAGGCGGCCCATCCTACAGGGGATGGGCTTCAGAAAATTTTGCACCCATGGCCAGCCTAGACTTTGATAAAAAAGAGGCAATACGATGTTATACACAATATCAGCATATCTGGAAAAGATCAAGGACTAAAACCATGGGGGTAGATTGGAATATTTAAAAGTTCATGGTGATGATTAGACTAAAACCATGAGGGTAGATTGGAATCTTAAAAAGTTCATGGTGATAATAAGACTACTCAGATTTCAGAATCATCTCGCTCAGTGGAAGTAAAACAGAAAAGATTGTGGTAGCACAAACTCTATTGGTTGtttcttcatattttcttctccGATCCTTTTAGACAACTAGCTAAAGTTCTTTTTGTTAAATGAATACCAGATCCTCTTCCATTTCTGTCTGAAGTCTCTCCATCAGATGGAGTCAGTGCCAAGCCTGAGATGCCCTCAACTGCTGAATTGATCAGAGTGCTTGACGTTGTTAAATTGGGCTATGTATTGCCTCGTTTCAATGGCTTGGACTCTATGCATGATTGGGCCAGTGTTCTTTCTTTGGGGGAGCAGCAGCGTCTTGCATTCGCTCGGTTGTTACTTGCTAAACCCACTTTGGTCCTTCTTGACGAGTCGACAAGTGCACTAGATGAAGCAAATGAGGTAATAATTCTCGGTCTGCTGCAATACTTGTTTTGCTTGAATTATGGAAAATGCTAGTTGATGAAACCAACAAGATCTAACTGcagcccaccaccaccaccaccaccaccaccaccaacagcagcctttgtcccaagcaagttgggtagactagagatgaaacccacaagatctaactaaaaagatgatgagaaaataacaacaacaataataataataaaggtaTTGAtaatagttaaaaaaatagtaaaagagGATGAAAAGGGGGTTGATGTTCTGGGACATCCTTTTTCATTGATGCAGAAATAATGTTGACCCACATGTACTTTGATGTCAACTCTGACTGGTTTTATTTGTTCCACAGACTCATCTATACAGTCAGATTGAAGCTGCAGGCATTACTTACATAAGCATCGGTCACCGAAAAACACTTCACAAGTTCCACAACAAGGCCTTGTACATTTCGAAGTCCGATTCATCGGATAACAATCTACGCAATTGGGAGCTAAAGCCCACGGACCAGATTTCAGTTGAAGAGTCATCTCCATTCTCTTCATGATAACTTCGGCATTCTCTCCTGTTTGCCCCTTCCTCAGTTTTCGTCCCACATTTGGCCTAAATCAGAAAATATGGCTATCCTGCCAAGGTCACTGCTATAGTGCTACAAGGTAATGTTGGACTGTTTGGAGGGGCATTTGGATTGTCAAAATTGTACCATGCTACTAACCAACCCAAGCTGCAGTACAAGGTAGCTCATGTTTCCATGTATGCTCATACTTAGAGAATCATATCGAATATACATATACCGGTAACAGTTGTTATGATCGTCCTGTTACCACTGGTTTTATCTGTATTCTAAATTCTCTCTGTTAGATTTCTCTCAGAAGTGGCAATGGAATCTCTGCTATGATTTTGACTCAATTTGTTTTCCAACCAAATATTAGGAATTTCAGCTCTTAGTTCATGAACCGTTGCTAGACAAGAATCTGCACAAGATGGAAGAGGAGCCTTCGCTCCTTCTTGTTTTCTCTCCAGGGAAATTTCAACCAGTAGTATAGCTAGCAGCAGGATCGCAGTTCGGATGCAGCCTTGTTATTTTAGCCAATGCAGATCAGCCTGGTGCGGTCCAAGCCAGCAAATTCGCAGGTCTAGTTGTCATGTAAAACCCTCGCCAAACAAGTATATGCATTAAAAAGTCATGATTTATACTGAAATTCACGTAATTACCTCGCTCAGCGTGCACAATATCTATCGACTGGTTACTGAACCGAATTTCCGCTAGGGCACCGGAAGAACAAATCCAAGATCAGGAGCATGTTGacataattttgaaaatttgaatTCAGATCAGAGAAGAGGGGCGGGATCCGAACTATATCCACATCCTTTTCTCGTGGAAGCTGGTCAAAACCAGTCAAGTCCAATGATTTCAACTTAGATAAATTAAAATCGCAAGGAAAAATGCAGTTTCCGGCAattacaaccaaccaaacacctgCACTATCTGGCGTCCAAAACTTTTTGTTGCAAAACCGGATTTGAGCACCCTGCATGCACGTAGCTGTTCAAATATGCCGAGTTGAATCCGCTAGGAACGCCTTTAGGTTCCATTTGTAATGCAGGAAGCCTGAAGAAGTTCAGGATGATGTATTCTGCTTTCTTGCAAACAAGTCTTCAGTTCACCTTGAACTACTTGTTTGGtttcccaaaaccctagcaaaTTGTTTCTGCTGCTGCCAAGGTTTCTGACTTTCCAAAGGCATATCAAGTAGTATTAACTCATCCAATTGCTAATGGACGATGCAACTTATGATATATTTATGTAACTAGGTTATATGTTCATGAACACAAAAACCGTATCGCTGTGCGCGTAAGCCTAGTGACGGATCGAAAACGAAAATGATCAGAGGTCATCACACACATCGTCATATGTCTTCAGAGGTCTCCTTTAGATATTGTGCAGATTTTCTTACGCAATTATGCTAGTTCAGTTAGCTATAGTTGGGGGCATATATTTTCGAAATATGATACTAGGCACATGTACACCTGGAAATTGGCTCAATGGCTCTTGATATGAGTAAGCAATGGATGATATAATAGTTTAAAATTGCAAAACATAAAACAAACGTAGCACATAATACAACAGCATTTCAGCCCCTTGCACACAAATACAGCATGCATGTGTAAGGTCATTTCCCTGCAGCAGTGATGAACAGTGACATAACTCTGCATGCCCACCTCTGTTCCCTGCTTCCAACAGCTCAGCTAGTCAGTCGGACCGAACTATTGCATCATTTGGGTTTCCTAACTTGTCCCTCTCAAAGGGACGCGCGAAATTAAGCAAGTTGCAAATTAATAAGGAAGTTTGACATCATATCCACAATTCAAGTACTGAACCTGGTGATCTGAAGAAACAATGGCACAAAACAAGACAGTCATCCTTTTCTGAGATGGCTGGAGAGACAGTCATTTTGACTCATGAGATTCATCAGACCATCCTATGCATAAAACAGCTCACTTTATACCCATGCCAATTTGCCAGAAGGCCCAGAACTATCTATAATACTAATTGATTAGTTGAACAATATAGTTGATCTGACAGTTCTTTTTCTCCATTAATTTTGGCGTGCGTGTATACATATAATCTCACCCCTTATTATGTAGAGTTCACATTCTTCTCCCACCAGTTCCCGACTCCCTTTGGCAGTTGAAGTAGACGGCGGCGACCGGCAAGCCGAGGTTGTAGAGCTCCGCGAAGTCACGGGTGCTGAAGTTCTGCCGCCACCCAGGGGTGTACACCGTCTGCCGGCCGAACTGTTGGAAGAGCAGAAAAACCACCCGGTGGATTCCGAGCACCGGCCGTGGGCTCTCGTAGCACACAACCTCAGTCCCTATACCGTTCAAGTATGAATTTTCAAATTAGCACCCATAGTGATCGATCTGCATATGTTGGCCAAACGCAAATTAACTGTGGAGAGTGATTCTTCATCAGCAGTACAAACCAAAAAAAACTCCTGTCGTCGCCGGGATGTCGGTGACCAGCCTGCATTAGCAGATCAAAGTAATTTTGATTTAGCAGGCGCATACGAAGAAGACAGCAGATCATGAGAAATCGATCGAGGTCAAGTTGATATGTTATTTGAAATGGATTGTCCCAGGAAATCTGTGACAGAACATAATATACTAACTAGGATTACTATTCCTATTTTCATATACGGATAAATGATAATGCTGTAGTTACAAGCACACTTGCATGTCCTGATACAGATGGTATTGTGTCCCACTCAGCGAAGAACAAAGTTTtgtgtcacaggtgaagtagtTATGCTTGCTGAAGTATTATTGCCTTAAATTTAATCATGTACAGTTAGAAATCAAATTAGAAAGTGGTGGCAGACCCTCTACCACAAAGGAAATGTGCACTTGGTAACTTGCTTATCAATCTATTTTTGCGGTTACCGGCCAATTCGGTCCGCACCGCATTTAGAAACCGAGCGGCTACCgattaaactcaaattcaaaaataaaaaaataaaaaaaattcgatGAAATTTGACCGGTTTCTATCGAATTCCA
This region includes:
- the LOC133892852 gene encoding protein FLOWERING LOCUS T 1-like isoform X1 → MRRGDPLVVGRVIGDVVDPFVRRVPLRVAYAAREVSNGCELRPSAIAGQPRVEVGGPDMRTFYTLNLQVMVDPDAPSPSDPNLREYLHWLVTDIPATTGVFFGTEVVCYESPRPVLGIHRVVFLLFQQFGRQTVYTPGWRQNFSTRDFAELYNLGLPVAAVYFNCQRESGTGGRRM
- the LOC133892852 gene encoding protein FLOWERING LOCUS T 1-like isoform X2 — translated: MRRGDPLVVGRVIGDVVDPFVRRVPLRVAYAAREVSNGCELRPSAIAGQPRVEVGGPDMRTFYTLVMVDPDAPSPSDPNLREYLHWLVTDIPATTGVFFGTEVVCYESPRPVLGIHRVVFLLFQQFGRQTVYTPGWRQNFSTRDFAELYNLGLPVAAVYFNCQRESGTGGRRM